A single Oncorhynchus mykiss isolate Arlee chromosome 24, USDA_OmykA_1.1, whole genome shotgun sequence DNA region contains:
- the LOC110503700 gene encoding histone H3.3A, which yields MARTKQTARKSTGGKAPRKQLATKAARKSAPSTGGVKKPHRYRPGTVALREIRRYQKSTELLIRKLPFQRLVREIAQDFKTDLRFQSAAIGALQEASEAYLVGLFEDTNLCAIHAKRVTIMPKDIQLARRIRGERA from the exons ATGGCCCGTACCAAGCAGACAGCCCGTAAATCTACTGGAGGCAAAGCCCCACGTAAGCAGCTGGCCACCAAAGCTGCCCGCAAGAGTGCCCCTTCTACTGGTGGGGTCAAGAAGCCCCATCGTTACAG ACCTGGTACTGTGGCCCTGCGTGAGATCCGTCGTTACCagaagtccactgagctgctgatcCGCAAGCTGCCATTCCAGCGCCTGGTGAGAGAAATTGCTCAGGACTTCAAGACTGACCTGCGTTTCCAGAGTGCAGCCATTGGGGCCCTGCAG GAGGCCAGCGAGGCTTACCTGGTTGGTCTGTTTGAGGACACCAACCTGTGCGCCATCCACGCCAAGCGTGTCACCATCATGCCCAAAGACATCCAGCTGGCCCGTCGTATCCGTGGGGAGCGTGCTTAG